One window from the genome of Marinobacter sp. es.048 encodes:
- the nhaB gene encoding sodium/proton antiporter NhaB yields the protein MPTTVISGFTHNFLGKAPVWYKQVILLFLVANPIVMWTLGPGTAGWLLIAEFIFTLAMALKCYPLLPGGLLAVEALLIGLTTPDAVYLEVLTNFPVILLLMFMVAGIYFMKELLLVTFTQILVGVRSKSALSLLFCCAAAILSAFLDALTVTAVIISVAVGFYSVYHKVASGKGYHHNDHNAGSDDEVVELHREDLENFRAFLRSLLMHGAIGTALGGVATMVGEPQNLLIAKVVGWDFAGFFLHMAPVSVPVLASGLFTCWALEKLRWFGYGGRLPKPVRRVLEEFAENERAKRTKADQAALWVQAFAAAILVVGLAFHLAEVGLIGLLVIILITSFTGVTDEHQIGKAFQESLPFTSLLVVFFAVVAVIHEQHLFKPIIDYVLSLPEARQPGMFFIANGVLSMISDNVFVATVYISEVKQALDAGAISYEHFQKLAVAINTGTNLPSVATPNGQAAFLFLLTSAIAPLVRLSYGKMVIMAFPYMLVMGGVGLYMVINYI from the coding sequence ATGCCCACTACCGTTATCTCCGGCTTTACCCACAATTTCCTTGGCAAGGCGCCCGTCTGGTACAAGCAGGTCATCCTGCTGTTTCTTGTCGCCAACCCGATTGTCATGTGGACCCTGGGGCCGGGAACGGCCGGCTGGCTTCTGATTGCCGAGTTCATTTTCACCCTGGCCATGGCCCTGAAGTGTTACCCGCTCCTGCCGGGTGGTCTGTTGGCGGTGGAGGCACTGCTGATCGGGCTGACCACGCCGGATGCGGTCTATCTGGAGGTGCTCACCAACTTCCCGGTTATCCTGCTGCTGATGTTCATGGTAGCGGGCATCTACTTCATGAAAGAGCTCCTGCTGGTGACCTTCACCCAGATTCTGGTGGGTGTGCGTTCCAAGTCGGCGCTTTCGTTGCTGTTCTGTTGCGCGGCGGCAATTCTCTCGGCCTTTCTCGATGCCCTGACGGTTACCGCAGTGATCATCAGCGTGGCGGTGGGCTTCTACTCGGTTTACCACAAGGTGGCCTCCGGTAAGGGGTATCACCACAATGATCACAATGCCGGCAGCGATGATGAAGTGGTTGAGCTGCATCGGGAAGATCTGGAGAACTTCCGGGCCTTTTTGCGTAGCTTGTTGATGCACGGTGCTATCGGCACGGCGCTGGGTGGTGTGGCCACCATGGTGGGTGAGCCGCAGAATCTGTTGATTGCCAAGGTGGTGGGTTGGGATTTTGCCGGCTTCTTCCTGCACATGGCGCCGGTGAGCGTGCCGGTGCTGGCGTCGGGGCTGTTTACCTGCTGGGCTCTGGAGAAGCTGCGTTGGTTCGGCTACGGCGGGCGCCTGCCCAAGCCCGTGCGCCGGGTGCTGGAAGAGTTTGCCGAGAACGAGCGGGCGAAACGCACCAAGGCGGATCAGGCGGCTCTCTGGGTACAGGCCTTTGCGGCTGCAATTCTGGTGGTGGGCCTGGCTTTCCACCTGGCCGAGGTCGGCCTCATTGGCCTGCTGGTGATCATCCTGATTACCTCATTTACCGGCGTCACCGACGAGCATCAAATAGGAAAAGCCTTTCAGGAATCCCTGCCGTTCACCTCCCTGCTTGTGGTGTTTTTCGCAGTGGTTGCAGTGATCCATGAACAGCACCTGTTCAAGCCGATCATTGACTATGTGCTGTCGCTTCCCGAAGCCCGTCAGCCGGGAATGTTCTTTATCGCTAATGGCGTGCTCTCGATGATCAGCGATAACGTGTTCGTGGCCACCGTGTACATCAGTGAGGTGAAGCAGGCCCTGGATGCCGGCGCTATCAGCTATGAGCATTTCCAGAAGCTGGCGGTTGCCATCAACACCGGCACCAATCTCCCCAGTGTCGCGACCCCGAATGGCCAGGCGGCTTTCCTGTTCCTGCTGACGTCTGCGATCGCGCCGCTGGTTCGATTGTCCTACGGCAAGATGGTGATTATGGCGTTCCCTTACATGCTGGTGATGGGTGGTGTAGGCCTGTACATGGTTATTAACTATATTTGA
- a CDS encoding substrate-binding periplasmic protein, with product MFTSASFAEPESADKTLRIAYVEFPPITYQASDGTAAGSFIELTRKIVVEAGYEPEFLFLPISRVYLYLRNGRIDVWPGSANVPALNGEVLETWVTPLATQLSAWYLEGTEPLIHFDQLQGKTVITIGGYTYGGLLYWLEAEGSIDVTEAPNYRAALEMLKLGRGHYLFGHRDPVLETLTMPKDDKIRESEIRLRNLTWLFSLANPRAAILREEFDDAYIRLAEKGEVPPIRKFGESFVIPGLPEKYR from the coding sequence TTGTTTACTTCTGCCTCCTTTGCGGAGCCGGAATCCGCCGACAAAACTCTCCGCATTGCCTATGTAGAGTTCCCCCCCATTACATACCAGGCCAGCGATGGCACCGCTGCTGGCAGTTTTATAGAGCTTACCCGGAAGATCGTTGTGGAGGCGGGTTACGAACCGGAATTTCTCTTCTTGCCCATCAGCCGGGTATACCTGTATCTGCGCAACGGTCGGATTGACGTATGGCCAGGTTCCGCCAACGTTCCTGCTCTTAACGGTGAAGTTCTCGAGACCTGGGTCACTCCCCTCGCGACCCAGCTTAGCGCCTGGTATTTGGAGGGAACCGAACCACTCATTCATTTTGATCAACTACAGGGTAAGACCGTCATCACGATTGGCGGATACACCTATGGAGGGCTCTTATACTGGCTGGAGGCGGAAGGCTCGATTGACGTCACCGAAGCACCAAACTATCGGGCTGCTCTGGAAATGCTCAAGCTTGGCCGCGGGCATTACCTGTTTGGCCATCGAGATCCGGTTCTGGAAACACTGACCATGCCCAAAGACGACAAAATTCGTGAATCGGAGATCCGTTTGAGGAATCTGACCTGGCTGTTTTCGCTTGCCAATCCCCGGGCAGCGATACTGCGCGAAGAGTTCGATGATGCCTATATCCGTTTGGCTGAAAAGGGTGAAGTACCCCCGATCCGAAAGTTCGGAGAGAGCTTTGTGATTCCGGGCTTGCCCGAAAAATATCGGTAG
- a CDS encoding DUF3047 domain-containing protein gives MLVTPVASQEAALTPFSQMQSLNDGWEPLEFPKIDQLSRYELTTEDGQQVVRATTEGGASGLIARVRLEPTGSMILQWRWKVSNVFENGNARQKSGDDYPARIYVAFEFQPEKAGFFERAKRKTVEVLFGESLPGNALNYIWANTLAEGEIVPNPYTEKTMMIAVNSGSEKVGEWVTVERDIMADYREAFGEEPPPVVGIAIMSDSDNTGEKATAWYGDIRLNPDS, from the coding sequence ATGCTCGTTACGCCCGTCGCGTCACAAGAGGCAGCCTTGACTCCCTTCTCCCAGATGCAGTCTCTCAACGATGGCTGGGAACCTCTGGAATTCCCCAAGATCGACCAGCTCAGCCGCTATGAACTGACAACCGAGGACGGTCAGCAGGTTGTGCGGGCGACCACGGAGGGCGGAGCGTCGGGCCTGATCGCACGGGTAAGACTGGAGCCCACCGGTTCTATGATTCTGCAATGGCGCTGGAAGGTCTCGAATGTATTCGAAAACGGCAATGCCCGGCAAAAGTCCGGTGACGACTATCCCGCCAGAATCTACGTTGCGTTCGAGTTTCAGCCCGAGAAGGCCGGCTTTTTCGAGCGCGCAAAACGGAAAACGGTTGAAGTATTGTTCGGCGAGTCTTTACCGGGCAACGCCCTGAACTACATCTGGGCCAATACCCTCGCAGAGGGCGAGATCGTACCCAATCCATACACCGAAAAAACCATGATGATCGCGGTGAATTCCGGATCAGAAAAGGTTGGGGAATGGGTCACTGTGGAACGGGACATCATGGCTGACTACCGGGAAGCTTTTGGCGAGGAACCACCTCCGGTGGTGGGTATTGCCATTATGTCGGATTCAGACAACACCGGGGAAAAAGCGACCGCCTGGTACGGGGATATCCGCCTCAATCCCGATTCCTGA
- a CDS encoding ribonucleoside-diphosphate reductase subunit alpha, protein MSASALAEPRPTSLTDTETLQVIKRNGTLVGFDPSKISIAVTKAFLAVEGDNAAGSARINDAVHRVTEQVIQAISRRLKAGGKVHIEDIQDQVELALMRAEEQKVARAYVLYREEHARQRAIDEPVEAHPHLTVKKASGETAPLDLGLMKLQVEQAATGLEGIDGDSLVQDALTNLYDGIAEEDVLSALVMTARSRIEREPDYSAVTARLLLEQLRLENALALDLQRDLPLAELYPQALESFIHAGIRYELLDEALAAFDLERLGAALKPERDLQFGFLGLQTLYDRYFLHWNKARLELPQVFFMRVAMGLALREDDPNARAIEFYNLLSSFDYMASTPTLFNSGTRHSQLSSCYLTTVGDDLEDIYGAIRDNAMLSKWAGGLGNDWTPVRALGSHIKGTNGQSQGVVPFLKVVNDTAVAVNQGGKRKGAVCAYLESWHLDIEEFLELRKNTGDERRRTHDMNTANWVPDLLIERMRKDRDWTLFSPSDAPDLHDLYGNAFRERYEHYEALAEQGRIKLFRKIPAKQLWRKMLTVLFETGHPWITFKDPCNLRSPQQHRGVVHSSNLCTEITLNISADEIAVCNLGSVNLAAHIANGELDVQRLEQTVNTAVRMLDNVIDINYYAVPQARNSNRKHRPVGLGLMGFQDALYQLGLPYSSPEAVEFADLAMEQLSYFAIRASATLAGERGAYETYEGSLWQQGILPIDSIDLLKENRREGDLSINNNARLDWSPVRDLIAKNGMRNSNVMAIAPTATISNIVGVSQSIEPAYQNLFVKSNLSGEFTVVNPSLVRDLKAEGLWDNVMVNDLKYFDGSVQQIDRIPVELKARYATAFEIDARWLVEAAARRQKWLDQAQSLNLYMAEPSGKKLDALYQLAWERGLKTTYYLRSLGATGAEKTAPVSAPQPQVCSIDEPDCEACQ, encoded by the coding sequence ATGTCCGCCTCAGCACTGGCCGAACCTCGGCCAACCTCCCTCACCGATACCGAAACCCTCCAGGTCATCAAACGCAACGGCACCCTCGTGGGTTTCGACCCGTCGAAGATCAGCATCGCCGTGACCAAAGCCTTCCTCGCTGTTGAGGGTGACAATGCCGCCGGTTCCGCTCGTATCAACGATGCGGTGCACCGGGTCACGGAACAGGTCATTCAGGCCATCAGTCGACGCCTGAAAGCAGGCGGCAAGGTGCATATTGAAGACATCCAGGACCAGGTCGAGCTTGCCCTGATGCGGGCCGAGGAGCAGAAGGTCGCCCGCGCCTATGTGCTCTATCGGGAGGAGCATGCTCGCCAGCGTGCGATCGACGAGCCGGTGGAAGCTCACCCACACCTCACCGTGAAAAAAGCCAGCGGCGAAACCGCGCCTCTGGATCTGGGTTTGATGAAGCTCCAGGTCGAACAGGCCGCGACCGGGCTGGAAGGTATTGACGGCGACTCACTGGTGCAGGATGCCCTGACCAACCTTTACGACGGCATCGCCGAAGAGGACGTGCTGTCCGCCCTGGTGATGACCGCGCGCAGCCGGATTGAGCGAGAGCCTGACTACAGCGCGGTTACCGCCCGTTTGCTGCTGGAGCAGCTGCGCCTGGAAAACGCGTTGGCCCTGGACCTGCAGCGGGACTTGCCGCTGGCAGAGCTTTATCCACAGGCGCTTGAATCATTCATCCACGCCGGTATCCGTTATGAACTCCTGGATGAAGCTCTGGCCGCTTTCGATCTGGAGCGCCTTGGCGCTGCGCTGAAGCCAGAGCGTGACCTGCAATTTGGCTTCCTGGGCCTGCAAACCCTGTACGACCGTTACTTCCTGCACTGGAACAAGGCTCGCCTGGAATTGCCCCAAGTATTCTTTATGCGCGTGGCCATGGGCCTGGCCCTGCGGGAAGACGATCCGAATGCCCGCGCCATCGAGTTCTACAACCTGTTGTCGTCCTTTGACTACATGGCATCCACGCCCACGTTGTTTAATAGCGGCACCCGCCATTCCCAGCTGTCTTCCTGCTACCTGACCACTGTGGGTGATGACCTGGAAGACATCTACGGTGCCATCCGCGACAACGCCATGCTGTCGAAATGGGCTGGCGGCCTGGGCAACGACTGGACCCCGGTGCGCGCGCTCGGCTCCCACATCAAGGGGACCAACGGCCAGAGCCAGGGCGTAGTGCCGTTCCTGAAAGTGGTGAACGACACTGCCGTGGCGGTGAACCAGGGTGGCAAGCGCAAAGGCGCTGTATGCGCCTACCTGGAAAGCTGGCATCTGGATATTGAAGAGTTTCTGGAGCTGCGCAAGAACACCGGCGACGAGCGCCGCCGCACCCACGACATGAACACCGCCAACTGGGTGCCGGACCTGCTGATCGAACGCATGCGCAAAGACCGTGACTGGACCCTGTTCTCCCCGAGCGATGCGCCGGATCTGCACGACCTGTACGGCAACGCCTTCCGTGAACGCTACGAGCATTACGAAGCGCTGGCGGAGCAGGGCAGGATCAAGCTGTTCAGGAAAATCCCGGCCAAGCAGCTCTGGCGCAAGATGCTCACCGTGCTATTCGAAACCGGGCACCCCTGGATTACCTTCAAGGACCCCTGCAACCTGCGCTCGCCCCAGCAGCACCGGGGTGTGGTACACAGCTCCAACCTGTGCACGGAAATCACCCTGAACATCAGTGCCGATGAAATTGCCGTGTGCAACCTGGGTTCCGTAAACCTTGCGGCTCATATCGCCAACGGCGAGCTGGATGTGCAGCGTCTGGAACAAACGGTGAACACCGCTGTGCGCATGCTCGATAACGTTATCGACATCAACTACTACGCCGTGCCCCAGGCCCGCAATTCCAACCGGAAACATCGCCCGGTCGGTCTTGGCCTGATGGGGTTCCAGGATGCGCTCTATCAATTGGGCCTGCCGTATTCCAGCCCGGAAGCGGTGGAGTTTGCCGACCTTGCCATGGAGCAGCTCAGCTACTTCGCCATTCGCGCCTCAGCCACGCTGGCGGGTGAGCGAGGTGCTTACGAGACTTATGAAGGTTCTCTCTGGCAGCAGGGCATCCTGCCTATCGACTCGATCGACCTGCTGAAGGAAAACCGCAGGGAAGGGGATCTGTCCATCAACAACAACGCTCGCCTGGACTGGTCGCCGGTGCGTGACCTCATCGCCAAGAACGGCATGCGGAACAGCAATGTGATGGCGATTGCGCCCACAGCCACCATCTCCAACATCGTGGGCGTGTCCCAGTCCATCGAGCCGGCGTATCAGAACCTGTTCGTGAAATCGAACCTCTCCGGAGAATTCACCGTGGTCAATCCTTCCCTGGTTCGGGACCTCAAGGCCGAAGGCCTGTGGGACAACGTGATGGTGAATGACCTCAAATACTTCGACGGGTCCGTGCAGCAGATCGACCGTATTCCGGTTGAATTGAAGGCCCGCTACGCCACCGCCTTCGAGATCGATGCGAGATGGCTGGTGGAGGCCGCCGCAAGGCGCCAGAAATGGCTCGATCAGGCCCAGAGCCTCAACCTGTACATGGCAGAGCCCAGCGGCAAAAAGCTTGATGCCCTCTACCAGC